From the Tetrapisispora phaffii CBS 4417 chromosome 10, complete genome genome, one window contains:
- the TPHA0J01560 gene encoding 40S ribosomal protein eS10 (similar to Saccharomyces cerevisiae RPS10B (YMR230W) and RPS10A (YOR293W); ancestral locus Anc_8.760), giving the protein MLMPKEDRAKIHRYLFQEGVVVAKKDFNQPKHEEIDTKNLYVIKALQSLTSKGYVKTQFSWQHYYYTLTEAGVEYLRDYLHLPEHIVPGTYMQDRSQPQRQQRRY; this is encoded by the exons ATGTTAATGCCAAAGGAAGATAGAGCTAAGATCCACAGATACTTGTTTCAAG AAGGTGTTGTTGTTGCCAAGAAGGACTTCAACCAACCAAAGCACGAAGAAATTGACACCAAGAACTTATATGTCATCAAGGCTTTACAATCCTTAACCTCTAAAGGTTATGTCAAGACTCAATTCTCATGGCAACACTACTACTACACCTTAACTGAAGCTGGTGTTGAATACTTGAGAGATTACTTACACTTACCAGAACACATTGTTCCAGGTACTTACATGCAAGACAGATCACAACCACAAAGACAACAAAGAAGATACTAA
- the PEP5 gene encoding tethering complex subunit PEP5 (similar to Saccharomyces cerevisiae PEP5 (YMR231W); ancestral locus Anc_8.761), with product MSLSTWKQFRFFDSIPIRDPSLGSDSLLYSDPTLSAISPIDSDRLVIAVQSNVIKVISINEACIKNEFKAFENDYQISYLRVVSHLFLVVVGECTGKPSFIKVIKLDNIPKDETAYHSLIEVKSGDNNFPISGISVSDDLFCIAIGYINGKVLLIRGDIPRDRGSRQRIIYDDIKKEPITSLSLNKDATLCYVATTSKIMLFETTGRNAGQPTTVLNNESGLDLNCGYYSMYTNEFITCLKDKIEFYKNSGEKSFVLYGEMNIKRVFPISKRYLLLFTEPVVSNDTSLNIANLSKPISIRVLILDLTYKTIAFSSMVKSTIVDVFMIQDTSDTYYLNSDGILNKLTEKPYDMQIDIVLQKEMFQFALKLATAYNLSDEYIKEIHKRYGDYLFNKNKVADATEEYIKAFDVVETSEIIAKLGMSNKADSNNLQNLTDYLCSLVKTSKANADHVTLLLVTYIKLQDMDQFQYFIKHFTRLGKFNEEPIEEDIDDETYFYSNVILFNLDLIINLLEESNFIIEAYELAKRFAKDPVSIIEILLNKLNNPATALEYIKTLEIDNTLRVLVLYSKELLEMLPNETNSLLIDVFTGKYHPNKALRTNLMPTEKLELTTVRKVFYSYTEFFGYKSSDAPENSDPNSKLENATYHPPKPSLIFNSFLSRPFEFIVFLEACLDTYQRYGGLDNEKQALLITLYDLYLDLSKTDIDERQLQWKNKAMHILEESNKLAKKNTISSTTLESNSDNADNSLMMLISHMNDIDIYTSTAEPEIRDSAYYINQFQSLIYSESPTKVLDFLEKYGRNEPSLYESGLRYFISSKDILDEIGGEKVLEEKVLNIIVRDELLTMIDIVQLLSVNDVAKYGLLKNILLNYMSENENEINNNKKLIKSYKCELTEKKNTLANLLDPDNITKIKIKNEKCDYCKANLEIPIIYFQCGHTYHERCLNKELDQNSGDEVYVCPKCIANKESTEALFNKQKDMKESKELIEIDLKNAKNGSDCFKVVADFIGRGALNNVNTNI from the coding sequence ATGTCATTATCAACCTGGAAACAGTTCCGATTTTTTGATTCTATACCTATTAGAGATCCTTCTCTAGGATCGGACTCCCTTCTTTATTCAGACCCAACATTATCTGCCATTTCGCCAATAGACTCTGATAGACTTGTAATTGCTGTTCAATCCAATGTTATTAAAGTTATAAGTATTAACGAAGCCTGCATCAAGAATGAGTTTAAAGCTTTTGAAAATGACTACCAAATATCTTATTTAAGGGTAGTCTCTCATTTGTTTTTAGTAGTGGTTGGAGAATGTACAGGTAAACCTAGTTTTATTAAAGTAATAAAGTTAGATAATATCCCAAAAGATGAAACTGCATACCATTCCTTAATTGAAGTGAAAAGTGGTGACAATAACTTTCCAATTTCTGGGATATCAGTCTCAGATGATCTATTTTGCATAGCTATTGGGTACATTAATGGTAAAGTTCTGCTCATTAGAGGCGATATACCAAGAGATAGAGGCTCCAGGCAAAGAATAATTTACGATGACATTAAAAAGGAACCGATCACTTCTCTATCCCTAAATAAGGACGCTACTTTATGCTATGTAGCAACAACTTCTAAAATTATGCTGTTCGAGACAACAGGGAGGAATGCAGGTCAACCAACTACCGTGTTAAATAACGAATCTGGGCTGGATTTGAATTGTGGTTATTACAGCATGTATACAAACGAGTTTATTACTTgtttaaaagataaaattgaattctACAAAAATTCAGGAGAAAAAAGTTTTGTACTTTATGGGGAGATGAATATTAAAAGAGTCTTCCCTATTAgcaaaagatatttattattatttacagaaCCTGTGGTCAGTAATGATACCTCATTAAATATAGCCAATCTCTCAAAACCAATTTCCATCAGAGTCCTGATATTAGATTTAACTTATAAAACGATTGCTTTTAGCTCAATGGTAAAGTCCACAATCGTTGATGTGTTTATGATACAAGATACCTCAGATACATATTATCTTAACTCTGACGGTATACTGAATAAATTAACTGAAAAGCCGTACGATATGCAAATTGATATTGTATTACAAAAAGAGATGTTTCAATTTGCATTGAAATTAGCTACTGCATATAATTTATCTGAcgaatatattaaagaaatacaCAAACGGTATGGTGactatttatttaataaaaataaagtagCTGATGCAACGgaagaatatattaaagcatTTGATGTCGTTGAAACAAGTGAAATTATTGCGAAACTAGGCATGTCTAATAAAGCAGATTCAAATaatcttcaaaatcttACAGATTACCTTTGTTCATTAGTGAAAACATCAAAGGCAAACGCAGACCATGTAACTCTTCTGCTTGTGACGTATATCAAGTTACAAGATATGGATcagtttcaatattttataaaacattttacTAGATTGGGTAAATTTAATGAGGAACctattgaagaagatattgatGACGAAACTTACTTTTATTCGaatgttattttatttaacttagatttaattattaatttattggaggaatcaaattttattattgagGCCTATGAGTTAGCAAAAAGGTTTGCGAAAGATCCAGTATCGATAATTGAAATTCTTCTAAATAAACTAAATAATCCTGCTACAGCTCTGGAGTACATCAAAACACTGGAAATAGACAACACCTTAAGAGTGTTagttttatattcaaaagaattgTTAGAAATGCTACCCAATGAAACTAATTCTCTTTTAATAGATGTTTTCACAGGTAAGTACCATCCAAATAAAGCACTCCGAACTAATCTAATGCCAACTGAGAAGTTAGAGTTAACTACAGTGAGAAAAGTGTTCTATAGCTATACTGAATTTTTTGGTTATAAATCTTCAGATGCTCCTGAAAATTCAGATCCTAATAGTAAGCTAGAGAATGCTACGTATCATCCTCCGAAACCATCCcttatttttaattcatttctttctagaccttttgaatttattgtatttttagAAGCCTGTCTGGATACATACCAAAGGTATGGCGGTttagataatgaaaaacaAGCACTACTCATAACTTTGTATGATCTATATCTAGATTTATCCAAGACTGATATTGATGAACGTCAATTGCAGTGGAAAAACAAAGCAATGCATATTTTAGAAGAGAGTAACAAGTTAGCAAAGAAAAATACCATTTCATCTACAACGTTGGAAAGTAATTCAGATAATGCTGATAACTCACTGATGATGTTAATTTCTCATATGAATGATATCGATATCTATACATCAACAGCAGAGCCTGAAATTCGTGATAGCGCATATTACATTAATCAGTTCCAgtcattaatatattctgaATCTCCAACTAAAGTTCTTGACTTTCTTGAAAAATATGGGAGAAACGAGCCAAGTTTATATGAGTCTGGACTTCGATATTTTATATCATCGAAGGATATACTTGACGAAATAGGTGGAGAAAAAgtattagaagaaaaagttCTAAATATTATAGTTCGAGATGAATTGCTTACAATGATAGATATTGTCCAGCTTCTATCCGTCAATGATGTAGCCAAATATGGATTGCTTAAGAACATTTTACTAAATTATATGagtgaaaatgaaaatgaaatcaacaataataagaaGTTAATCAAATCCTATAAATGTGAATTGACAGAGAAAAAGAATACATTGGCCAATTTATTGGATCCAGATAATATAACAAAGATCAAAATTAAGAATGAGAAATGTGACTATTGTAAAGCTAATTTGGAAATACCTATAATATACTTCCAATGTGGCCACACTTATCACGAAAGATGTCTAAACAAAGAATTGGATCAAAACTCAGGAGACGAAGTTTATGTTTGCCCAAAATGTATAGCAAACAAAGAATCAACAGAagcattatttaataaacaaaaagacATGAAAGAAAGCAAAGAGCTAATAGAAATTGATCTGAAAAATGCAAAAAATGGTAGTGATTGTTTTAAAGTCGTTGCTGATTTTATAGGACGAGGAGCTTTGAACAATGtgaatacaaatatataa
- the FUS2 gene encoding Fus2p (similar to Saccharomyces cerevisiae FUS2 (YMR232W); ancestral locus Anc_8.762) has protein sequence MIKTSQFLNEYDEYKTDSLTPIRDYKNDYFHKYDDKIPISNRFPLRNHSLLRSNQKSVSEKVLKRPNILDLQDISEPLPKRHNSPLNLKSFDDKLYINSPLTADTKSSPKLDNYLSQIKKLHESESIYLQKLCFITEIYRKRMHTSKQYKNKILEINSCDEVLLFGNIDTFTSICELFIRGIESSIMNIIGENKFDSSIWNTISQNETKLNLIVNTFNLGKLMNLNYLRIKSTYLSYCVTHKKQMDLLNFITTDNTGIFEKWNKECFMESNGSSLSSLLKLPLSRPKDWLGAIENILFYLPSTEENSLVKESLIKSKCQYENFVENLNNEMKEYEQNEIYNYSLTPIEIIQDYGNFNVYETNSIHTADKLPTQNKNGTNLLPIREERSANSYYSTSSKYSSYYGKSPTSPLDKITSYPKFTKYVTNESKSKNLNSMTLSDFIHLFKKIRKQSKSLYKTINVCNYEGLVDLNTTYFSCWLSMMNSFPNSRSLNPIIEKWLAHKQYLKLQKEKIVSWKILELQLKVLDPLEQLLEKNSCIYNTIKDFEALKKDYYSFLKSHKKPQNIQHELLAKHFIMLQQKLLTELPIYIDLVHHIVHLTITNYVNCLLHYFESLIGDSTELKLQLNDITNNELNQRPNLDIVDKFTIARYKNKCQVHEAKIVPESSKILRKFFEL, from the coding sequence atgataaaaacttctcaatttttaaatgaatatgatGAGTATAAAACTGATTCACTAACACCGATAAGGgattataaaaatgattattttcataagtatgatgataaaatacCCATTTCGAATAGGTTCCCACTAAGAAACCATTCATTATTAAGAAGTAATCAAAAATCAGTATCAGAGAAAGTGTTAAAAAGACCGAATATTCTAGATTTACAAGATATTAGCGAACCACTACCAAAAAGACATAATTCAcctttgaatttaaaaagtttCGATGATAAACTCTATATAAATTCACCGTTGACTGCCGATACAAAATCTTCACCGAAACTTGATAATTATCTTTCTCAAATCAAGAAACTCCATGAATCTGaatctatatatttacaaaaactTTGTTTTATAACTGAAATCTACAGGAAGAGAATGCATACCTCCAAACAatacaaaaacaaaatattagaaataaattcCTGCGATGAAGTATTGTTATTTGGGAATATTGACACATTCACTTCCATTTGCGAACTTTTTATTCGTGGCATAGAGAGTAGTATCATGAATATCATTGGTGAGAATAAATTTGACAGTTCTATCTGGAATACTATCTCtcaaaatgaaacaaaattaaactTAATAGTCAATACTTTTAATCTTGGAAAATTAATGAACTTAAATTACCTGAGAATCAAATCCACATATTTAAGTTACTGCGTTACACATAAAAAACAAATGGATTTACTCAACTTTATCACAACAGACAATACTGGGATCTTTGAAAAGTGGAATAAAGAATGTTTTATGGAAAGTAATGGCTCTTCATTATCGTCACTATTAAAGTTACCTCTTTCACGACCAAAGGATTGGCTGGGAGCTATAGAAAACATTCTGTTTTATCTTCCATCTACTGAAGAAAATAGCCTTGTTAAAGAGTCACTTATTAAGAGCAAATGCCAGTATGAAAATTTTGTAGAAAACTTGAATAATGAAATGAAAGAATATgaacaaaatgaaatatacaATTATTCACTCACTCCAATAGAAATCATCCAAGATTATGGTAATTTCAATGTATATGAGACCAATAGCATTCATACAGCAGACAAACTCCCAACGCAAAATAAGAATGGCACTAATTTGTTACCAATCAGAGAAGAAAGGTCAGCAAACTCGTATTATAGTACCTCAAGCAAATACTCTTCATATTATGGGAAATCACCAACGTCACCATTAGATAAAATAACCAGTTATCCTAAATTTACGAAATATGTCACAAATGAATCGAAAAGCAAAAATCTCAATTCTATGACTCTCTCTGATTTCAtacatttatttaaaaaaatccGTAAGCAATCAAAATCATTGTATAAAACCATCAATGTTTGCAATTATGAGGGCCTTGTCGATTTGAACACTACATATTTCAGTTGCTGGTTGTCGATGATGAATTCTTTCCCCAATTCAAGATCTCTTAACccaattattgaaaaatggcTTGCCCacaaacaatatttaaagttgcagaaagaaaaaattgtaTCATGGAAAATACTTGAATTGCAGCTGAAAGTATTGGATCCTTTAGAACAACTTTTAGAGAAAAATTCATGCATTTACAATACAATAAAAGATTTTGAAGCCCTGAAAAAGGATTATTACTCCTTTCTCAAAAGTCATAAAAAACCACAGAATATTCAACATGAGTTATTAGCAAAACATTTCATCATGTTACAGCAGAAACTCCTGACTGAACTACCTATTTATATAGACTTAGTGCATCACATTGTACATCTAACAATAACCAACTATGTCAATTGTCTCTTACACTATTTCGAAAGCTTAATAGGAGACTCAACCGAATTAAAACTACAACTAAATGatataacaaataatgaattaaatcaaAGACCAAATCTTGATATTGTGGACAAATTTACGATCGCtagatataaaaataaatgtcAAGTTCATGAAGCAAAAATTGTGCCAGAGTCTTCAAAGATATTAAGaaaattctttgaattatGA
- the TPHA0J01590 gene encoding uncharacterized protein (similar to Saccharomyces cerevisiae YOR296W; ancestral locus Anc_8.765) — MVRASSCMSSMSALKIQSVGDVYYPNVSLDETYNYTLKLLILDYINEPRFNSVKVDLQGKSNVIQRRIQPNVNSNNSDINKNKIDHHVDELTEKEILDKIAIKLIDYLNKVAMKEVTVSDSNTRRSLLKFYNDIYLGSDNNVKLRTFRNFEELLISFIKVANLEIQKLQLTDQAATLHTQLDCFIKILISILPNSLSRKHKETLSYYKSLIKDQENFDRNKVIFTTTHLDNYGIRSQGSDTNLTTQNTGKVRKPTFRVKEISHSNYLMQLFDINEIKFQQDVIKVIKESDNNMYVTELGFMESKIINDRWDVKPHQFTQRTHILIPDARQDIYLTLVKLVLQKELKKGSKYLELSSDAWYFILRTANFWGLNYYSTLSSLIYTAANLSILKETEIDVDIISNLLTVIYKRILTKTEYRNISSWNAKDQQMWNLNLYHTSNQCLYSLTKLVYDLFNKHKPKFSELLGFYHKHIIDAPSFKLFCEENNLDIKNLWLKTIKRAIFKVNENYYVFLLKKLPKNNDITTKHLKCLVIEILDEIAILRRKYPILLLDSIMIGNECLSCLTKLLSSDILMLWKHIQTVGSNIPPVTSLETYTTLSELRKIYTEVHSQAVFPFNIENIFINDLFSLADDISRNINNSVTNIIKTEKWDMLNEQVKHSIAVIDIFKMFNESISIFFNLGWNNNSHLNLIITFILKTFSNSLSLYATTVFRMVNYDLTNDNTIQEYQFQQDILKEVNTLHSTDISKDTAWNFTAMKNSLLFRKQKFPKPYEFSKRACIILNNTSKMLSMVDTVEDTISKINIAKVSNYNTYSNVFKVNLNTIYTVKIVSANNLPEITNNSLNGTYVSIIDSTNKIEIAKTHLVCGKSNPNWNQEFQFEKPFNEDINLSVILWNKVNGLMKKHENYETCGKASLSFDDNNFKRNGLPNHVVLQLDTQGEINLQVSIEEEQFDSFFYIGKIYRTLETSQEKIIQKIVQKFKEFICCTFSRNSLKILHGNSGSHKASKEQINDVLVPFFDYLNANLAILAMWLAEYLLHEVMLKVWDEVLNVAYELLLPPLSIADTKREYSKISSWDDSLKETLFNKNFIKGYGRQLTQIETETVFTWLNILCMEFFYNNGEGPSLVELKSEKYREILIIPLFYDKSDFELMEEIEILSSSFVKYLNKCISHNNSTNNFNLKATLISRQKTIIGCSSKSKRNYIREALIKQNEDILEKSVVKMDLILRILLSRKHFKFVREHLNWRREMKNKLLIERRVNEAVNWNFLNNKISKKSSIK; from the coding sequence ATGGTAAGAGCTAGCTCTTGCATGTCATCAATGTCAGCCTTGAAAATTCAATCAGTAGGAGACGTTTATTATCCTAATGTAAGTTTAGATGAAACTTACAATTAtactttaaaattattgatattagattatattaatgaacCAAGGTTTAACTCTGTCAAGGTTGATTTACAGGGTAAATCTAACGTCattcaaagaagaattcaACCAAATGTAAATTCCAACAACAGTGATATTAACAAGAACAAAATAGACCACCATGTCGATGAGTTAactgaaaaagaaattttagATAAGATTGcgataaaattaattgattatttgaataagGTAGCCATGAAGGAAGTTACAGTTTCCGACTCAAATACAAGAAGATCACTGTTAAAATTCTATAATGACATATACTTGGGTTCAGATAATAATGTAAAACTTCGAACTTTTAGGAACTTTGAAGAATTGctaatatcatttataaaGGTTGCCAACTTAGAAATCCAGAAGTTACAACTAACAGATCAAGCTGCAACACTGCATACGCAACTGGACTGTTTTATTAAGATCTTAATATCAATACTTCCTAACTCATTATCAAGAAAACACAAGGAAACATTAAGCTATTATAAAAGTCTTATAAAAGATCAAGAAAACTTCGATAGAAACaaagttatatttactACTACGCATTTAGATAATTATGGGATTAGATCTCAAGGATCAGATACGAACTTAACGACTCAAAACACTGGAAAAGTAAGAAAACCAACATTTAGAGTTAAAGAAATAAGCCACTCCAATTATCTTATGCAActatttgatattaatgaGATAAAGTTTCAGCAAGACGTCATTAaagtaataaaagaatCCGATAATAATATGTATGTAACAGAATTAGGATTTATGGAAAGCAAGATTATCAATGATCGCTGGGATGTGAAACCTCACCAGTTTACTCAAAGAACGCATATTTTGATACCAGATGCTCGACAAGacatatatttaacttTGGTAAAATTAGTGTTACAGAAGGAGTTAAAAAAGGGCTCCAAATACCTTGAATTATCATCCGATGCATGGTATTTTATACTTAGAACTGCCAATTTCTGGGgattgaattattattcgACACTATCATCTCTTATTTATACAGCCGCCAATCTCAgtatattaaaagaaacagAGATTGATGTGGATATAATTAGTAATCTCCTTACAGTTATTTATAAACGAATTTTAACAAAAACAGAGTATCGAAATATATCATCATGGAACGCCAAGGATCAGCAAATGTGGAATTTAAACCTATATCATACTTCAAATCAATGTTTATATTCCCTGACTAAATTAGTCTATGATTTGTTCAACAAACATAAACCAAAATTTTCTGAGCTTTTAGGGTTTTATCACAAACATATTATCGATGCGCCGTCATTCAAGTTATTTTGCGAGGAGAATAATTTAGATATCAAGAACTTATGGTTGAAGACTATAAAAAGAGCAATATTCAAAGTTAATGAAAACTATTacgtttttcttttaaaaaaattacctaagaataatgatataacaACAAAACATCTAAAATGCTTAGTAATTGAGATTTTAGATGAAATAGCCATATTACGGAGGAAATACCctattcttcttcttgatTCTATAATGATTGGTAATGAGTGTCTATCATGTCTCACAAAACTTCTCTCTAGCGACATATTAATGTTATGGAAACATATACAAACCGTTGGTAGTAATATTCCTCCAGTAACTTCATTAGAGACATATACAACCTTGTCAGAACTTCGAAAAATATACACTGAGGTACATTCTCAAGCAGTATTTCCCttcaatattgaaaatatatttatcaatgaTCTCTTCTCATTAGCAGATGATATATCtagaaatataaataacagTGTTACAAACATCAttaaaacagaaaaatgGGATATGCTGAATGAACAAGTTAAGCATAGTATTGCTGttatagatatatttaaaatgtttaatgaatctatttcaatatttttcaatctAGGATGGAATAACAATTCTCACcttaatttaataataacttttattttaaagacATTTTCCAATTCATTGTCCCTTTATGCTACTACTGTTTTCAGAATGGTAAATTATGATTTAACAAATGATAACACAATTCAAgaatatcaatttcaacAAGATATACTTAAAGAGGTGAATACTTTACATTCTACTGACATAAGCAAAGATACAGCATGGAATTTTACTGCTATGAAGaatagtttattatttaggaaacaaaaatttccaaaacCATATGAATTTTCTAAGAGGGCAtgtataatattaaacaatacTAGCAAAATGCTATCAATGGTTGATACAGTTGAAGATACTATTTCGAAAATTAACATCGCTAAAGtatcaaattataatacTTATTCTAACGTGTTTAAGGTTAACTTGAATACAATTTATACAGTTAAAATAGTTTCTGCCAATAATTTGCCAGAAATTACCAATAATAGCTTGAATGGTACTTATGTGTCAATAATTGATTCAACAAACAAGATCGAAATAGCAAAAACTCATTTAGTATGTGGCAAGTCAAATCCAAATTGGAATCAAGAATTTCAGTTCGAAAAACCATTTAATGAGGATATAAACTTGAGTGTCATACTATGGAATAAAGTTAATGGCTTAATGAAAAAACatgaaaattatgaaaCCTGTGGTAAAGCATCACTATCGtttgatgataataatttcaaaagaaatgGTTTACCGAACCATGTAGTATTACAATTGGACACACAAGGtgaaataaatttacaGGTTTCTATCGAAGAAGAACAATTTGActcatttttttatattggaaaaatatatagaaCTTTAGAAACATCACAGGAGAAGATAATTCAGAAAATAGTTCAAAAATTCAAGGAGTTTATTTGTTGTACATTTTCAAGGAATTCgttaaaaatattgcaTGGCAATAGTGGATCACACAAGGCTTCGAAGGAACAGATAAATGATGTTTTAGTACCATTTTTTGATTACCTTAATGCAAATCTTGCTATACTAGCAATGTGGCTAGcagaatatttattacatGAGGTAATGTTGAAGGTTTGGGATGAAGTACTAAATGTTGCATATGAACTATTATTACCACCCCTTTCAATAGCTGATACAAAACGTGAGTATTCTAAAATCTCAAGTTGGGATGATTCATTGAAAGAAACGctatttaataaaaactttattaaaGGATATGGTAGACAATTAACTCAGATTGAAACAGAAACAGTATTTACCTGGTTAAATATACTCTGTAtggaatttttttataataacgGAGAGGGCCCTTCTCTTGTCGAACttaaaagtgaaaaatatagaGAAATACTAATAATCCCTCTGTTTTACGACAAGTCTGATTTTGAGTTAATGGAAGagattgaaattttatccAGCTCATTTGTCAAATACTTAAATAAATGCATATCACATAATAATTctacaaataattttaatttgaaagCCACACTTATCTCTAGACAAAAAACGATCATAGGATGTAGctcaaaatcaaaaaggAACTATATTAGGGAAGCTTTGATCAAACAGaatgaagatattttaGAGAAATCAGTAGTTAAAATGGATTTAATTCTAAGAATATTACTGTCACGAaaacattttaaatttgttcGAGAACATTTAAACTGGAGAAGGGAAATGAAGAATAAACTTCTCATTGAAAGGAGAGTCAATGAAGCAGTCAACtggaattttttaaataataaaatatctaaaaAAAGTagtattaaataa
- the DFG5 gene encoding putative mannan endo-1,6-alpha-mannosidase (similar to Saccharomyces cerevisiae DFG5 (YMR238W); ancestral locus Anc_8.773), with protein MFYLTLLGLISQILYASAITLDVDSKDSVCEATALIQKGMLDYYQGTRYGGTVGMFQPPYYWWEAGEAFGGMLENWYLCQNDTFESLISDALIYQAGSNYDYIPSNQTLVEGNDDQGVWGLTVLGAVERNLPDRDGVPGWLAISQAVFNTMYARWDTAYCGGGLRWQIYTWNSGYNYKNTISNACLFQIAARLGRYTGNNTYLEVAEKVFDWMVDVEYIVLKDVANVYDGATTNYNCSDIVQYEWSYNHGVVLGGLAYMYNATNGTSKWETALTQVLSGATTYFFKNNIMYESACQEAKTCNTDQRSFKSIFSRMLGYTRVLAPYTAATLDTLIETSAKAAAGSCDGGTDGVTCGLSWFDSTNDGYYGLGEQMSALEIINQLLVSSSGAAAEAASSGSASSPYTSSSGGNSTGDASAGLNTTSTNVLQNNLDIESKDKAGAAVATAVILAVLVGGSVWMLF; from the coding sequence ATGTTCTATTTAACATTGTTAGGGCTTATTTCCCAAATACTTTATGCATCTGCCATTACTTTAGATGTAGACTCCAAAGACTCCGTGTGTGAGGCAACGGCCTTGATTCAAAAGGGTATGCTAGATTACTACCAAGGTACCCGTTATGGTGGTACTGTAGGTATGTTTCAACCACCATACTATTGGTGGGAAGCTGGGGAAGCCTTTGGTGGGATGTTGGAGAATTGGTACTTGTGTCAAAATGATACATTCGAATCTTTAATTTCCGATGCTTTAATATACCAAGCAGGTTCTAACTACGATTACATTCCAAGCAACCAAACTTTGGTCGAAGGTAATGATGATCAAGGTGTTTGGGGGTTGACCGTATTAGGTGCAGTAGAACGTAATTTACCTGATAGAGATGGGGTACCAGGTTGGTTAGCAATTTCGCAAGCAGTTTTTAACACAATGTATGCGAGATGGGATACTGCCTATTGTGGCGGAGGTCTTAGATGGCAAATTTATACATGGAATAGTGGTTATAActataaaaatacaatttcTAATGCTTGTCTTTTCCAAATAGCAGCTAGATTAGGTAGATATACTGGTAATAATACTTACTTAGAAGTTGCCGAAAAGGTGTTTGATTGGATGGTTGACgttgaatatattgttttaaaagatgTCGCCAATGTTTACGATGGTGCCACTACGAATTATAACTGTTCTGATATTGTTCAATACGAATGGTCCTATAATCATGGTGTAGTTTTAGGTGGTTTGGCCTATATGTATAATGCTACCAACGGTACGTCAAAATGGGAAACTGCTTTGACTCAAGTATTGAGTGGTGCTACAAcctatttttttaaaaacaatataatgTATGAAAGTGCATGCCAAGAAGCTAAAACGTGTAATACTGATCAAAGATCTTTTAAAAGTATTTTCTCTAGAATGCTGGGATATACAAGAGTGTTAGCACCATATACAGCTGCTACCCTTGATACATTAATAGAAACTAGTGCAAAAGCAGCCGCTGGCTCATGTGATGGTGGTACAGATGGTGTTACGTGTGGTTTAAGTTGGTTTGATTCAACCAATGATGGATATTATGGTTTAGGTGAACAAATGAGTGCTTTAGAAATCattaatcaattattaGTAAGCTCATCAGGAGCCGCAGCCGAAGCTGCTTCATCGGGTTCCGCATCATCACCATACACCTCTTCATCGGGTGGTAACTCCACTGGTGATGCTTCTGCAGGTTTAAATACTACTTCCACTAATgtattacaaaataatttagatatCGAAAGTAAAGATAAAGCGGGTGCCGCTGTCGCAACTGCTGTAATTCTAGCTGTACTTGTGGGCGGTTCAGTCTGGATGTTATTCTAA